One genomic segment of Rubeoparvulum massiliense includes these proteins:
- a CDS encoding hemolysin family protein: MILVNLLLVILLIAFTAFFVATEFAIVKVRRTRIDQLVAEGNKKAVSAKRVVTHLDEFLSACQLGITITSLGLGWLGEPTFQRILQPIFEKLHVAEPVSSVVSFIIAFALITFIHVVLGELAPKTLAIQSAERVALAVARPLILFYKVMYPFIWVLNSAARGTARLFGAQPISDHEMAHTEEELRIILSESYKSGEINQSEFRYVNNIFEFDDRIAKEIMVPRTEMVTIPKEATIEDLLKIVKESNFTRYPISDGDKDNIIGYINLKEVYADLLHHRQSPSVITPYVKPVLLAIETIPIHDLLVQMQKKREHIAILLDEYGGTAGLVTIEDILEEIVGEIRDEFDEDEAPLIQKIAEQHYILDGMVLIEDVNDLLGIHIDEEEVDTIGGWMLTNQITIQVGETLSFDSYEFKVLAMDGHHIERIEVRKVQG, translated from the coding sequence TTGATACTAGTAAACTTACTCTTAGTTATCCTACTCATTGCATTCACAGCTTTTTTCGTGGCCACTGAATTTGCAATTGTGAAAGTACGAAGAACACGAATTGATCAGCTGGTGGCAGAAGGAAATAAAAAAGCAGTTTCTGCAAAGCGGGTAGTCACGCATCTCGATGAGTTTCTCTCAGCTTGTCAGCTAGGGATCACCATTACATCACTAGGATTAGGGTGGTTAGGGGAGCCCACATTTCAACGGATTCTCCAACCGATTTTTGAAAAATTGCATGTTGCAGAACCTGTTTCCAGTGTTGTTTCATTTATTATTGCTTTTGCCCTCATTACCTTTATTCACGTGGTTTTAGGTGAGTTAGCCCCGAAGACCTTAGCCATCCAGAGTGCTGAGCGCGTTGCCCTTGCAGTAGCACGACCACTCATTCTCTTCTACAAGGTGATGTATCCATTCATTTGGGTTCTGAACAGTGCAGCTCGTGGTACAGCTCGCTTATTCGGAGCGCAGCCCATCTCAGATCATGAGATGGCACATACGGAAGAAGAGCTTCGCATTATCTTATCTGAGAGCTATAAGAGTGGGGAGATTAATCAATCAGAATTTCGCTATGTGAATAATATCTTTGAATTTGATGATCGGATTGCTAAGGAGATTATGGTTCCACGAACCGAGATGGTGACCATTCCGAAAGAAGCGACCATCGAAGATCTACTAAAGATTGTGAAGGAGTCGAATTTTACCCGCTATCCGATTTCTGATGGCGATAAGGATAATATTATTGGCTATATTAACCTGAAGGAAGTTTATGCTGACTTGCTCCATCATCGCCAATCTCCAAGCGTAATTACCCCCTATGTAAAGCCTGTGCTACTAGCCATAGAAACGATTCCTATTCATGACTTACTCGTACAGATGCAGAAGAAACGGGAGCATATTGCCATTCTTCTCGATGAGTATGGAGGAACTGCTGGCTTAGTTACTATCGAAGATATTCTTGAAGAGATCGTTGGTGAGATCCGTGATGAATTTGATGAGGATGAAGCACCTCTAATCCAAAAGATTGCGGAGCAGCATTATATCTTAGATGGTATGGTTCTTATTGAAGATGTGAATGATCTACTCGGGATCCACATCGATGAGGAAGAGGTAGACACCATTGGGGGATGGATGTTAACCAATCAGATCACCATCCAAGTGGGAGAGACGTTATCCTTTGATTCCTATGAATTTAAAGTCTTAGCTATGGATGGCCATCATATTGAACGAATCGAAGTACGTAAAGTGCAAGGATAG
- a CDS encoding DUF2812 domain-containing protein produces the protein MRKRVIRHFFSFFETQEEWLNNMAAQGWRLVKVGRFDYEFQSCQPNQYVYGVEFVGDKSYREAKEYRAFLEELGYQTFTKNLNINYSLGKLRWRPYAKKAGQIATNPGSFNRELIIVEKVNDGKPLQLHSDYQDLIQYYKPIRNLYVWGVLFCLFLAIGSSIPGLFMIPVNQVGTVILGVVSVILLLPIIKYTQLIRKYKELSITNE, from the coding sequence ATGCGTAAAAGGGTGATTCGACACTTTTTTAGTTTTTTTGAAACCCAAGAAGAGTGGTTGAATAATATGGCAGCGCAAGGTTGGAGACTTGTTAAGGTTGGAAGATTTGATTATGAGTTTCAATCATGTCAGCCTAATCAGTATGTCTACGGTGTAGAATTCGTAGGCGACAAATCTTATCGAGAAGCCAAAGAGTATCGCGCTTTTCTAGAAGAGCTAGGCTACCAAACGTTTACGAAGAATTTGAATATTAATTACTCTTTGGGAAAATTACGTTGGCGTCCTTACGCAAAAAAAGCAGGTCAAATTGCCACCAATCCAGGAAGCTTTAATCGAGAGCTAATCATTGTAGAAAAAGTGAATGATGGTAAACCACTTCAACTTCATAGCGATTATCAGGATCTTATCCAATATTACAAGCCCATTCGCAATCTATACGTCTGGGGTGTCCTATTTTGTTTGTTCCTCGCTATCGGAAGTAGCATCCCAGGATTATTTATGATTCCAGTAAATCAGGTGGGGACTGTGATTTTGGGAGTTGTCTCCGTCATATTATTGCTTCCAATTATTAAATACACCCAATTAATTCGCAAATATAAAGAACTGAGTATTACGAACGAATAG
- a CDS encoding PadR family transcriptional regulator → MRDNVKGGALTETTLFILLSLYEPNHGYGIMQFTESETHGRLTLGAGTLYGALNTLVKKGWITPLDEDESSRKKEYIITQEGKKIVNTEIERLEQVARIAKRIVGGANNA, encoded by the coding sequence ATGCGGGATAATGTAAAAGGCGGTGCTCTAACAGAAACAACACTTTTTATTCTTCTATCCTTATATGAACCGAATCATGGGTATGGAATCATGCAATTTACTGAAAGTGAAACCCATGGGCGATTAACATTGGGTGCTGGGACACTCTATGGTGCTCTTAATACTTTGGTTAAGAAGGGCTGGATCACTCCGTTGGATGAAGATGAAAGCTCTCGTAAAAAGGAATATATCATTACCCAAGAAGGCAAGAAGATCGTAAACACAGAAATTGAACGCCTGGAGCAAGTTGCGAGGATTGCGAAGAGAATTGTTGGGGGTGCGAACAATGCGTAA
- a CDS encoding MGDG synthase family glycosyltransferase, which produces MTTKSKRVLIFSEPFGSGHTRVATAILEDIRLHYPDWDAKVYEIGKELHPMRHHWFVNSYLKLLNISPRAWGHLYHFRQYRPMLPQLETMLYQVFYTKIYTFLKENQPDLIICTHPFPSAAISCLKRRGIRIPLYTVITDYGIHGSWISSGVDRYYVPTWKSYEKLRQLNIPKEKIWVSGLPVHPCFYQQTDQAIAREQLGLKQLPTLLCMGGGFGFGLSAKLLDALLPYQDQLQILIVAGKNQDLYEELAQHPLLKNSNVHLYGFIEQVNLLMDAADLILTKPGGVTCTEAIVKGIPLLFYHPLPGQEQENLQYFVNQGYGLEVKNEQHVAHLVAQYLNNASLNKQKPSTHHPTHHLRTLATTLL; this is translated from the coding sequence ATGACAACCAAATCAAAACGGGTCCTAATCTTTTCTGAGCCATTCGGTTCTGGTCATACCCGTGTTGCTACAGCCATTCTTGAAGATATTCGTCTCCATTACCCAGATTGGGATGCGAAGGTTTATGAGATTGGTAAAGAACTACATCCTATGCGACATCATTGGTTCGTTAATAGTTACTTAAAATTACTGAATATTTCACCACGTGCCTGGGGGCATCTCTATCATTTTCGTCAGTATCGTCCCATGCTCCCTCAGCTAGAGACCATGCTTTATCAGGTTTTCTATACGAAGATCTACACATTTTTGAAGGAGAACCAGCCTGACTTAATCATCTGTACACATCCCTTCCCCAGTGCTGCTATCTCCTGCTTAAAAAGAAGAGGAATCCGCATTCCTCTTTATACTGTAATCACCGATTACGGGATTCATGGAAGTTGGATTAGCTCAGGGGTAGATCGCTACTATGTTCCAACCTGGAAATCCTACGAAAAGCTAAGGCAGCTCAACATTCCTAAAGAGAAAATCTGGGTTAGCGGACTACCTGTTCATCCTTGCTTCTACCAACAAACAGATCAGGCCATTGCACGGGAGCAGTTAGGGCTAAAGCAGTTACCTACGCTGCTCTGCATGGGTGGAGGCTTCGGCTTTGGTCTCTCAGCGAAATTACTCGACGCATTGCTACCCTATCAGGATCAACTACAAATCCTTATTGTAGCTGGTAAAAATCAAGATCTCTATGAGGAGTTGGCTCAGCATCCTCTCCTGAAAAATTCTAATGTTCATCTCTATGGTTTTATTGAACAGGTGAATCTTCTCATGGATGCTGCTGATCTGATTTTAACGAAGCCCGGTGGAGTGACTTGTACTGAAGCCATTGTGAAGGGAATTCCCCTTCTCTTCTATCATCCACTGCCTGGACAAGAGCAAGAGAACCTACAATACTTCGTGAATCAAGGATATGGCTTAGAGGTGAAGAATGAACAACATGTGGCTCATCTCGTAGCACAATATCTGAACAACGCATCTTTAAATAAGCAAAAACCATCTACACATCACCCTACTCATCATTTACGTACCCTGGCTACAACACTGTTATAG
- a CDS encoding S-layer homology domain-containing protein: MKRAKQLLVLLLLFTWLLLIPIGAASMSSYQDMKRTDWAYSSLQLLTLLQVVEGYPDHTFRPDQALSREEWTKLFAVTMKLKDISVREEFRFADLPKSHWSYPYVMRGYQYQIIDHLLESRSFQPAKAIERQEVARMIGGYLLQRVPAVERGEWLSKGWKEWWIAHPFTDGEACREEYRPYIAYTASIGMMVGDPDGQFRPTASLSRREGVALLARMVKKENEARSLTTSYLQLPNTKLLKLDEESGIASVVIPWSPVEKGPVIQEGLAKQQQQLLVTMETASWNQLLKDAGSKEKVVTSIKEELQQGAANWQRILLYLPADLKQPKSSDLVSLIQELKVKKGSSVIPVDLILPATWDAKQLEQELKEQVGCFYVYPKGFIWGQGSFALTSWFEGTQQIIHEWTASLTPEKMVLLAPVPNEIALQPSLWKNEWYEAARYYRFQGILWIPTY; encoded by the coding sequence ATGAAAAGAGCGAAACAGCTACTCGTTCTCCTATTATTATTTACATGGCTCCTTCTCATACCGATAGGGGCAGCTAGTATGAGCTCATACCAGGATATGAAGAGAACGGATTGGGCTTACTCTTCTTTGCAGCTCTTAACCTTATTACAGGTGGTCGAAGGATATCCGGATCATACCTTCCGCCCTGATCAAGCCTTGAGCCGAGAAGAGTGGACCAAACTGTTTGCGGTGACGATGAAGCTAAAGGATATCTCCGTCCGTGAAGAGTTCCGCTTTGCTGATCTACCGAAGAGTCATTGGTCTTATCCCTACGTCATGAGAGGATATCAATACCAGATCATCGATCATCTTCTAGAAAGTCGTAGCTTTCAGCCAGCAAAAGCCATTGAACGTCAGGAAGTGGCGCGGATGATTGGTGGCTATCTTCTCCAACGAGTTCCAGCGGTAGAGCGTGGAGAATGGTTGAGTAAAGGGTGGAAGGAATGGTGGATTGCCCATCCCTTCACCGATGGAGAAGCATGTCGAGAGGAGTATCGCCCCTATATTGCATATACTGCTTCCATCGGTATGATGGTTGGGGATCCAGATGGTCAATTTCGACCTACAGCATCACTGAGCCGACGGGAAGGTGTAGCGTTGTTAGCGCGGATGGTGAAAAAAGAGAATGAAGCTCGTTCTCTCACTACCTCCTATTTACAGCTTCCCAATACGAAGTTGCTGAAGCTAGATGAGGAGAGTGGAATTGCTTCAGTGGTAATTCCGTGGAGTCCCGTGGAAAAGGGACCTGTAATTCAAGAGGGATTGGCGAAGCAACAGCAGCAACTCTTAGTTACTATGGAAACTGCTAGTTGGAATCAACTGCTCAAGGATGCAGGATCCAAGGAGAAGGTGGTCACTTCTATCAAGGAAGAGCTACAGCAGGGAGCAGCGAACTGGCAACGGATTCTTCTCTATCTTCCAGCTGATCTAAAACAGCCTAAATCCTCTGATCTAGTATCATTGATTCAAGAACTAAAGGTCAAGAAGGGGAGTTCAGTCATCCCAGTGGACCTTATTCTTCCAGCAACCTGGGATGCAAAACAATTGGAGCAAGAACTAAAGGAGCAGGTTGGATGCTTTTATGTGTATCCCAAAGGCTTCATATGGGGGCAAGGTTCTTTCGCTCTAACCTCATGGTTTGAGGGAACCCAACAGATCATTCATGAATGGACTGCTTCGCTTACTCCGGAAAAGATGGTACTGCTTGCACCTGTGCCTAACGAAATAGCTCTACAGCCTTCATTGTGGAAGAATGAATGGTATGAAGCAGCAAGGTATTATCGCTTTCAGGGAATTCTTTGGATACCCACATATTAA
- a CDS encoding LysE family translocator → MFMQVFLVGILAAISPGPDFFVVMKNSLSYGRRIGMATALGIGSALLIHITYTIAGFSILLQQWPALFGLIQLLGAFYLIWLGLHAIRSAPSNNEKEAIPLGMDSVNSWQGFRDGFLCNVLNPKAALFFLSIFSQFIGAGSPNYVHWIYGGEVIAAVILWFLLVAYLVSSPHFRHYYEQWRHWFDRILGAVLLFFAGRILLSALSKFF, encoded by the coding sequence ATGTTTATGCAAGTATTTCTTGTGGGAATTTTAGCTGCCATTTCGCCAGGACCAGATTTCTTTGTGGTGATGAAAAATAGCCTAAGCTACGGAAGAAGAATTGGGATGGCAACAGCCCTCGGGATTGGTAGTGCCCTGCTCATTCATATCACCTATACCATCGCTGGTTTTTCCATCTTACTACAGCAATGGCCTGCCTTATTTGGCTTAATTCAGCTTCTTGGTGCGTTCTATTTGATCTGGCTTGGCCTTCATGCCATCCGTTCAGCACCATCTAACAATGAAAAGGAGGCGATCCCTTTAGGGATGGATTCAGTCAATAGTTGGCAAGGCTTCCGTGATGGCTTTCTCTGTAATGTATTGAATCCAAAAGCCGCCTTATTCTTTCTGAGCATCTTCTCACAGTTTATTGGTGCAGGCTCCCCTAACTATGTACATTGGATCTACGGTGGAGAAGTGATCGCAGCGGTGATCCTCTGGTTCTTGCTTGTGGCTTATTTAGTATCCTCACCACACTTTCGCCATTACTACGAGCAGTGGCGGCACTGGTTCGATCGAATCCTAGGTGCAGTACTTCTCTTCTTTGCTGGACGTATATTACTCTCGGCATTGAGTAAGTTTTTCTGA
- a CDS encoding DMT family transporter: protein MKLRGALYLTTAASIWGGMYVVSKYVLAYIPPFTLLWMRYVLAFVLLYIILQSIQLRQEIKIVLTSSDWQWFALIGFVGYFISVALQFMGTKLSDAHTGALITAASPAFILLFAWGILKESITKRKVSALLVATIGVLIVIGLPQSWDESFFGNLYLFGAAITWALLSVFVKKVSSSHHSLTITTYALLFAILYITPAMLWEWRVTQFNFYEQLFATPWVTIGILYLGIVATAIAFFLWNRGMALMEAGVGSFFFFFQPVVGALLGWWILNEKLTINFWIGALFILLGVSVAVWREGRGHTEKGTSYACEVEKVDSL, encoded by the coding sequence ATGAAGCTACGGGGTGCACTTTACTTAACAACAGCAGCAAGTATCTGGGGCGGTATGTATGTAGTAAGCAAGTATGTCTTGGCTTATATACCGCCGTTTACTTTGCTCTGGATGCGTTATGTGCTTGCCTTTGTTCTGCTGTACATCATTTTGCAATCCATTCAGCTTCGCCAAGAAATAAAGATCGTGCTGACCAGTAGCGATTGGCAATGGTTTGCCCTCATTGGATTTGTGGGATATTTCATTTCGGTAGCGCTACAATTTATGGGAACAAAGCTTTCTGATGCCCATACGGGTGCTTTGATTACAGCGGCATCTCCTGCATTTATCTTATTGTTTGCCTGGGGGATCTTAAAGGAATCCATTACAAAGAGGAAGGTGAGTGCCCTTCTAGTAGCAACCATCGGAGTGTTGATTGTGATTGGTCTACCCCAATCATGGGACGAATCGTTCTTCGGGAATCTTTATCTCTTTGGCGCGGCTATCACCTGGGCCTTACTCTCGGTCTTTGTGAAGAAGGTATCGAGCTCCCATCATTCCTTAACAATCACCACCTATGCATTACTGTTTGCCATTCTTTATATCACGCCAGCAATGCTTTGGGAATGGAGGGTGACCCAGTTCAATTTTTATGAGCAATTATTTGCTACACCATGGGTGACCATAGGCATTCTGTATCTTGGAATTGTTGCAACAGCGATTGCGTTCTTTTTATGGAATCGTGGGATGGCTTTGATGGAGGCGGGGGTAGGCTCTTTTTTCTTCTTTTTTCAACCCGTGGTTGGAGCCCTTTTAGGCTGGTGGATCTTGAATGAAAAATTGACAATCAATTTTTGGATTGGGGCTCTCTTTATTCTGCTAGGTGTGAGTGTGGCTGTTTGGCGGGAAGGACGAGGTCATACCGAGAAGGGCACTTCCTATGCTTGTGAAGTGGAGAAGGTTGATTCGTTATAG
- a CDS encoding Dps family protein, which yields MENQDITKILNQQVANWSLLYVKLHNYHWLVRGIHFYELHLKFEELYNEAALNVDQLAERILAVQGKPLATLKEFLAEASLKEATGTETPEQMIETLANDFEMLSFQLKDGIEVANQTNDDVTADLLTQIRVSVEKHLWMFRAFLG from the coding sequence ATGGAAAACCAAGACATCACCAAGATCTTGAATCAACAAGTAGCCAACTGGAGTCTGCTCTATGTAAAACTCCACAACTATCATTGGCTGGTACGCGGCATTCACTTCTATGAGCTCCACCTTAAGTTTGAAGAACTCTACAATGAAGCTGCCCTCAATGTAGATCAACTTGCTGAGCGCATTCTGGCAGTTCAAGGCAAACCATTGGCTACATTGAAAGAATTTTTGGCAGAGGCTTCTCTCAAGGAAGCAACAGGCACAGAAACACCAGAACAGATGATCGAAACTTTAGCCAATGACTTCGAAATGCTCTCCTTCCAACTGAAGGATGGTATTGAAGTAGCTAATCAGACCAATGATGACGTAACCGCCGACCTGCTCACTCAGATCCGTGTGAGCGTGGAAAAACATCTCTGGATGTTCCGGGCATTTTTGGGTTAG
- a CDS encoding transglutaminase-like domain-containing protein, whose translation MAIYQYVFTYTNRRESVTKVWLANPPSNHAQTVRSYISNGAKATELLSRDPAGNALSYYELSQGEHISNQYEIEIHPTPYKNSPTVLTEEERAFYLRSTPIVKITNEVKLLGNDITRGKISDKEKAFAIFRHIRNHYKYIFPPKERGTESFLHSKEGDCGEMSWLYAALCRSQGIPCRTLVGAFVGNG comes from the coding sequence TTGGCAATCTACCAATATGTCTTTACGTATACGAACCGTAGAGAGAGTGTAACAAAAGTCTGGTTAGCTAATCCTCCTAGCAATCATGCTCAAACCGTTCGATCCTACATTTCCAATGGTGCAAAAGCAACAGAACTACTCTCTAGAGACCCTGCTGGGAACGCACTCTCCTATTATGAGTTATCACAAGGTGAGCATATCAGCAACCAATATGAGATAGAGATCCATCCTACCCCATACAAGAATAGTCCCACAGTACTAACCGAAGAGGAAAGAGCATTCTATCTACGCTCCACACCAATTGTAAAAATAACCAATGAAGTGAAATTACTCGGTAATGACATCACTAGAGGAAAAATCTCCGACAAAGAGAAAGCCTTCGCAATTTTTCGTCATATTCGAAACCATTATAAGTACATTTTTCCGCCGAAAGAGCGGGGAACAGAGAGCTTTCTTCACTCAAAAGAGGGAGATTGTGGTGAGATGTCATGGCTATATGCTGCCTTGTGCCGTTCTCAAGGGATTCCCTGCCGCACTTTAGTAGGGGCGTTCGTTGGGAATGGTTAG
- the tnpA gene encoding IS200/IS605 family transposase, translated as MNEYRRTNTTISLIKYHFVFCPRYRRKIFLRADVEKRFKQLVQEICEELEVVIVALECDKDHTHLLLNALPTLSPASIMAKIKGVKRMSQTITVKVKLLPTKEQTSILTAMGKEYISTINTLVSEMVAEKKSTKKTTKDVRAHLPSAVKNQAIQDAKSVFQKVKKSKYTMIPILKKPVCVWNNQNYSLDSSYIALPLMMDGKAKKVPVRALLVDKHNRTFDLLKHQLGTLRITKKSNKWIAQISVTIPRSEKTGTKTMGVDLGLKVPAVAVTEDEKVRFFGNGRQNKYVRRMFKSKRKKLGKLKKLNAIRNLDDKEQRYMKDQDHKVSRAIINFAKENKVSVIRLEQLANIRQTARTSRKNEKNLHNWSFYRLSQFIEYKANLAGIKVEYVNPAYTSQTCPKCSAKNKAQDRKYTCECGFQKHRDLVGAMNIRYAPVIDGHSQSA; from the coding sequence ATGAACGAATACAGACGAACAAACACAACCATATCATTAATTAAGTATCATTTCGTTTTTTGCCCTCGATATAGAAGAAAAATATTCCTTCGTGCTGATGTAGAGAAACGCTTCAAACAGTTGGTACAAGAAATATGTGAAGAATTAGAAGTTGTCATTGTTGCTTTAGAGTGTGACAAAGACCATACACATCTGCTTCTAAATGCACTGCCAACACTTAGTCCCGCTAGTATTATGGCAAAAATCAAGGGGGTGAAACGTATGTCACAAACAATCACAGTGAAAGTCAAATTGCTTCCAACAAAAGAACAAACCTCTATCTTAACCGCTATGGGCAAAGAATATATCTCTACAATTAACACACTTGTTTCTGAAATGGTCGCTGAAAAGAAAAGCACGAAAAAGACGACAAAAGATGTCCGGGCACATCTTCCAAGTGCAGTGAAAAACCAAGCGATTCAAGATGCAAAAAGCGTGTTTCAAAAAGTGAAGAAAAGTAAATACACGATGATTCCTATCCTCAAGAAACCTGTTTGCGTATGGAATAACCAAAACTATTCATTGGACTCCTCTTATATCGCTCTACCTTTGATGATGGATGGAAAAGCAAAGAAAGTGCCTGTTCGTGCATTGTTGGTTGATAAACATAACCGTACTTTCGATTTGTTGAAGCACCAATTAGGTACACTTCGTATCACAAAAAAATCAAACAAATGGATTGCACAAATTTCCGTCACCATTCCTAGAAGTGAAAAAACAGGAACAAAGACCATGGGCGTAGATTTAGGTTTGAAAGTCCCTGCGGTTGCGGTAACAGAGGATGAAAAGGTACGTTTCTTTGGGAACGGCAGACAGAACAAGTATGTCAGACGTATGTTCAAATCCAAACGCAAGAAATTAGGGAAACTAAAGAAATTAAACGCCATTCGCAATCTCGATGATAAAGAACAGCGATATATGAAAGACCAAGACCACAAGGTTAGCCGTGCAATCATAAATTTTGCTAAAGAAAATAAGGTTTCTGTCATTCGCTTAGAACAATTAGCGAACATCCGACAGACGGCAAGAACAAGCCGTAAAAACGAAAAGAATTTGCACAACTGGTCATTCTATCGCTTGTCTCAATTTATTGAATACAAAGCGAATTTAGCGGGTATTAAAGTGGAGTATGTGAATCCTGCCTACACAAGTCAAACATGTCCAAAGTGTTCCGCTAAAAATAAGGCACAGGACCGGAAATATACATGCGAATGTGGCTTCCAGAAACATAGGGATTTAGTCGGTGCGATGAATATTCGATACGCACCTGTGATTGATGGTCATAGTCAATCGGCCTAA